The Streptomyces sp. NBC_00286 nucleotide sequence TGCCCTGGACCTGCGAGTGTTCGAGCAGCGGGTCGCCGAGGCGAAGAAGCTGCGCGCCGCTGACGGCGCGGACGGGGTGTCTGCCGCAGCGGACTTGTTGCGTGCCGCGCTCGGCGAGTGGGAGGGAACGCCGTTGGCGGGGCTGCCCGGCCCGTTGGCCGAGGCCGAGCGCTCCCGGTTGAACGAGGAGCGGCTGAACACGCTGGAGTCCCGGTTGGACCTTGATGTCCAGCTCGGGCGCCACGGCGAGGTGATCGCGGAGCTGACGTCGCTGACCGGTGAACATCCGTTGCGGGAGCGGCTGTGGCAGCTGCTGATGCTGGCGTTGTACCGGTCGGGGCGACAGGCCGAGGCGTTGGCGGCGTACCGCAGGGCACGGAGCACTCTGGTGGCCGAACTGGGCATCGAGCCCGGTACGCAGCTGCGGGAGCTGCACGACCGGATCCTGGCGGCCGACGCCACACTGGACCTGCAGCCCTCCCCGCCGCTGGAGGACGCATCCTCGCTGCTGATGGACGCCGACCCGTCGGCGGATCCGGCCGTCTCCCCCGGCGCGAACGCGGCCCGTCCCGCGCAGCTGCCCGCCGACCTGTCCACCTTCAGCGGCCGTCGCGCCGAACTCGACCAGACACGGGCCCTGTTGCCCGACGAGGCAGAGCATCCGGCCACGATGGTGATCAGCGTGATCTGCGGCATGGCCGGCATCGGCAAGACCACCCTGGCGGTGCACTGGGCCCACCAGATCGCCCACCGCTTTCCCGACGGCCAGCTCTACGTCAACCTGCGCGGCTTCGACCCCACCGGCTCGATCGTGTCGCCCGGGGACGCCATCCGCTCCTTCCTCGACGCGCTCGGCGTCCCGCCGCAGCGCATCCCCGCCAGCCTCGACGCCCAGGCGGCGCTCTACCGCAGCCTGCTCGCCGACCGGCGGATGCTCATCCTCCTGGACAACGCCCGTGACACCGAACAGATCCGCCCACTGCTGCCCGGCTCCCCCGGCTCCCTGGTCATCGTCACCAGCCGCAACCAGCTCACCGGCCTGATCGCCAACGACGGAGCGCATCCACTGACGCTCAACCCGATGACACGCACGGAAGCGCACAGCTTCCTGGTCCGCCGCCTCGGCGCCGGACGGCTGGTGGCGGAACCACAGGCGGTGGACGAGATCATCGCCCGCTGCGGTCGGCTGCCGCTGGCCCTGGCCGTCGTCGCCGCCCGGGCCGCCACCCATCCCGCCTTCACGCTCAGCGCCGTCGCCCAGGAACTGCGCGACAGCCAGGGCAGCCTCGACGCCTTCGCCGGGGGCGAACTCGCCACGGACGTACGAGCGGTCTTCTCCTGGTCGTACGAGGCCCTGTCCACCTCGGCCGCCCGGCTGTTCCACCTGCTGAGCCTGCACTCCGGACCCGACATCTCCGCCCCCGCCGCGGCCGCCCTCGCCGGGCTGCCGCTGCGTGAGGCACACGCCCTGCTCGCCGAACTCACGCACGCCTACCTGCTCACCGAGCACTCACCGGGCCGCTACGCACTGCACGACCTGCTGCGCGTCTACGCCGCCGAACGCGTCGCCACTGAAGAGACCCCGCAGGAACAGGACCGGGCCGTCGAACGGCTCCTGAGCTGGTATCTGCACACCGCGGACGCCACCTACCCGTTCCTCGCCCCGCAGCGTAGACGCGTACCCCTCGGGCCGCTGCCTCCCGGCTGCCGCCCTCTGGCGTTCGCCACGCACGACCAGGCCCTTGGGTGGTGCGAGACCGAACGGGTCAACCTCGTCAACGCCGTGCACCAGGCCGCGATCCGAGGCCGGCCGGACATCGCATGGCGCCTGCCCGCCGTTCTGTGGGGGTTCTTCTACCTCCGCAGCCATCTGCACGACTGGCTCTACGCCGCCCGAACAGGCCTTACGGCCTCCCACGGCGCCTCCGACCGCAGGGGCGTGGCCTGGGGCCTCGGGGACATGGCCGCGGCTCTGACACACATGCGCCGGTTCGACAAGGCGATCGGCCACCTCCGCCAGGCGATGGCCCTCTGCCGGGAGCTCGGGGACACGTACGGCAGGGCCCAGGCCCTGAGCAATCTGGGCAACACCTACCTCCAAGCCGGCCGACTCGACAAGGCCGTGGAGTACAGCCGCCGAGCGCTGGCCGTCGACCGGGCCCTCGGCAACGCCTGGGGGGAGGGAATCGACCTGGCCAGCCTGGGCGACGCCTACCAGCGGCTCGGCCGGTTCGAGGAGGCCATTGAATGCCTGGAGCAGGCGCTGACCGTGCTGCGTGCCATCGGCAACCGCTGGTTCGGCGGTGTCACGCTCGACATCCTCGGCACGGTCCACCACCGGCTCCACAACGCCGACACCGCGATCAGGTACTACCACCAGGCGCTTGAGGCCCATCGAGACGTCGGCAACCGATGGGGCGAGGGCCACACCCTCGGCCACCTCGGCGACGTCTACCAGGCCGCCGGCGCGCAGGAGGCGGCCCACACCAGCTGGCGGCAGGCACTGGCGATCTTCCAGGAGTTCGGTCACCCGGACGCCCGGGAGATCAGGGAGAGACTGCACAGCCTGGACACAGGTACGTTCAGGATCCGTATCTCGCGGGGCGACGACTCCTCGGCGCCGGTCGTGATACCGAACAGGTGACTCCTTCATCGCTGACCTTGCCAGACCGTGCCTGAGCTTGCCGACCGGTCTACCGCGTGCGTCGGCAAGTCCTGACGCCGGGGGCCGGCGTCCAGGGTCTGGTCGCCCGGGGCACGGTGACCGAGACGGCTTGCGCACGACTGCCACCGCCGCCGGGCAGATCACACCCGCTCCTGCGCATGGGTGCGTACCACTCGACCCCGTCAATCCCCTCAACGTGCGGACACCTCCGGCCGTGGGCCTCGCCGTGCCCCCTCCTGGATCACGGCGCGGATGAATCTGACACGGACGGGAGCTGAGAATGGTTCAACTTCTGTTCTGTGTCAGTCATGTACTTCGCGGTCGCGCGAGAGGGCGGCAATGAACATCGACGTTCTCGGCCTTCGGGCCCGCAACCGGGTCCGGCTCGGAGCCGCTCACACCGGACCGCGGGCCGAGCCGCCGGTGTCGGCCGAGTTGCCGACCCAGACGCGTCCGTGCGTCTTGTTCCCCAGGGTGACGGTGTGCTCGGCATCGTCGGCGCCCGCCACCCCGGAGACCCGGTCGCCGTGGTCGGAGGGAGGGGACTGCATCGCCGAGGCCACGACTGCCGCGACGACGAGAACGACCAGCAAGACCGTCAACAGAACTGGGTGTCTGCGCATACAGGATGCCCTTCTGGTCGGGCGGGCACTGGGGCGCGGGCACCGGGGGCCGGCGATCAGGGATCAGGTGGTGCCCGCACGTGCACGACGGAGGCGCGGCACGGACGGTTCACGAGGTGAGCGGTTCGGACACCGAATCCCGGTTCTGGCGATGCGGTATCGGCCCTTGAGAGACGGCGGACGATCCCGAGGGGACCCGCGGACACGGCGCACGCGGGCACGAGTGGAGTGCCCAGTGATGAACCGTTCATCCCGGCCGTTCGTTGTTCGTCACGTCAGCACTCCGACCATGAGAGAGGGGCACCATGGCCACTCCCGCCCAGCGTTCCCCAGGCTCCGAAGACAGGACGCTGACCAAGCGGCCTCCTGGCGGCGGGGACTTGGTGCAACAGCTGATTGATCTGGATGAAAGGGCAGCACGCAGCAGAGAACGCCGCAGGCGCTTGCAGGACGGGCTACGTCGCCTGTGGAGGTTGATGCGCTCGGCGCTCGGCGGGCGAAGCGCCTCATCCGCCGGTGGGATTGAGACCGACGGATTCGGCCAGACCGAGGTCCGGCCGGAGCCCCGCCCGGCTGTGGAGCGTACGGCGCCCGACCCGGCGACGATGGGTGAGCAACGCGCGCAGGCCGACACCTGGAAGCCGGTAGGTCGGAGGATGGGACGCCTCGAAGAGCGGGTCCGCGAACTTCCGCATCTCGCTCGAGAAGCCTTCGAGGATGCGGTTCTGAAACGGCTCAGGACGGATGACAACCTCCGGCAGCAATTCGACGCACATCCCGAGAAGTACCCGACTGTCGCGAAGTACGCGAGCAATGCGCAGACAAGGGAGATTTTCGACGCGGCAGCCAAGGAGATGCAGTTCGACACCCCCAGTCAGGCCGAGCGGGCCACGGCGTTGGAAGCGGAACGTCGGACCGCGTTGGGCCAAGCACTGGGGTCGGTCGGTCCGGAGCAGCTGGCCGAGGCCGAGCGGGCCGCGTGGGCTCAGGAAGCGGAACGTCGGACCGCGTTGGGCCAAGCGCTGGGGTCGGTCGGTCCGGAGCAGCTGGCCGAGACGCAACGCGGGGCCGAGGTGCCGAGAACGCCGGAGCAGCTGGCCGAGGCCGAGCGGGCCGCGTGGGCTCAGGAAGCGGAACGTCGGACCGCGTTGGGCCAAGCGCTGGGATCGGTCGCTCCCGAGCCGCAAGCCGAGACGGTGGCCGAGCGCTTTGTGCGCTCGGCGCAGCAAGTTGACGAGGCGTCCCCGGTCCGTACGGAAGGCGATCGTGTTGAGGCCGGGTTCACGGTCAGCCTTGCGGGCGGGAGTGAAACTGATCACCTAACTGCGGCCAAAAGCATTTCGGGGGAGCTAGACCGTGCCACGGAAGCGTTGGCAGAAATCGATAGGAGGATGTCGCAGGCCGCGGGAGTTGACCCTATTCCCGCACGACTAGGCGCGCCGGGGGCTTCGGAAGCGACACAGGAGTCGAACTTTCAATTCAGCCCCAGTATCAGGAATCATGACGGGATTACAAATTACGCACCACACTTCGCCGAAGGAAACCTACGCATGGCGAATTCGGCGGAATCTCCGGTTTCCCCGTCATCGGCGGCCCCTCGCTCCCTGCTCGGCGCCCAGGGCATGGAGCTTGTAGGCCTAGAGGTCCGCGCAACTTACAGGTCGACCGATACGAATGACACGCCGTCCAAAGGCTCCGATCCATCTCGGCCGGCGGTCCAGCAGTCCGGCAACCCGCAGAGGGGCAAAGGCCCCGGCCCCGGCCGTTAGCCCAGCAAAGCGACCCACCCCAGCTCTTCGATCACCTGGCGCACCAAGGTCGTACTCTTTCGGTGCTTGTGGGCGAGTGTGCAATTTTTGCGTTCTCGATGAGACGGTTCAACACTCGATGTCGATGTCGATGTCGGCTCGTTCCACCTGCCGCAGTCCATCAAGTCCGCCAATGCCACGGGCCGCGCCGGCTTTCCGGCGCGGCCCGCTTCCTGGCCCGTTGCTGTCGTTGCTGTCTATGTGTCAGGGCCCCTCATAGGGG carries:
- a CDS encoding AfsR/SARP family transcriptional regulator, translated to MSATLEDSVRFAVLGPVRAWHGERELDLGSPQQRVVLAALLLRHGRPVTVGELVDAVWGEEPPAAAVSVLRTYVSRLRKVLEPGREAGESPQVIVSAADGYLARIPDDALDLRVFEQRVAEAKKLRAADGADGVSAAADLLRAALGEWEGTPLAGLPGPLAEAERSRLNEERLNTLESRLDLDVQLGRHGEVIAELTSLTGEHPLRERLWQLLMLALYRSGRQAEALAAYRRARSTLVAELGIEPGTQLRELHDRILAADATLDLQPSPPLEDASSLLMDADPSADPAVSPGANAARPAQLPADLSTFSGRRAELDQTRALLPDEAEHPATMVISVICGMAGIGKTTLAVHWAHQIAHRFPDGQLYVNLRGFDPTGSIVSPGDAIRSFLDALGVPPQRIPASLDAQAALYRSLLADRRMLILLDNARDTEQIRPLLPGSPGSLVIVTSRNQLTGLIANDGAHPLTLNPMTRTEAHSFLVRRLGAGRLVAEPQAVDEIIARCGRLPLALAVVAARAATHPAFTLSAVAQELRDSQGSLDAFAGGELATDVRAVFSWSYEALSTSAARLFHLLSLHSGPDISAPAAAALAGLPLREAHALLAELTHAYLLTEHSPGRYALHDLLRVYAAERVATEETPQEQDRAVERLLSWYLHTADATYPFLAPQRRRVPLGPLPPGCRPLAFATHDQALGWCETERVNLVNAVHQAAIRGRPDIAWRLPAVLWGFFYLRSHLHDWLYAARTGLTASHGASDRRGVAWGLGDMAAALTHMRRFDKAIGHLRQAMALCRELGDTYGRAQALSNLGNTYLQAGRLDKAVEYSRRALAVDRALGNAWGEGIDLASLGDAYQRLGRFEEAIECLEQALTVLRAIGNRWFGGVTLDILGTVHHRLHNADTAIRYYHQALEAHRDVGNRWGEGHTLGHLGDVYQAAGAQEAAHTSWRQALAIFQEFGHPDAREIRERLHSLDTGTFRIRISRGDDSSAPVVIPNR